From a single Vibrio toranzoniae genomic region:
- a CDS encoding PBPRA1643 family SWIM/SEC-C metal-binding motif protein encodes MSKLFFKGRIETRQNHVLAGYNVNRDVKAGTEESPIVATVQTEARKAEVEALAAEQTIFVNVTVDAEKEENTLELDILLNKPKTMTFEKTPNRNDPCSCGSGKKYKKCCA; translated from the coding sequence ATGTCGAAACTATTTTTCAAAGGCCGTATTGAAACAAGACAGAACCACGTTCTTGCTGGCTACAACGTAAACCGCGATGTTAAAGCGGGTACTGAAGAATCTCCAATCGTCGCAACGGTTCAAACTGAAGCACGTAAAGCAGAAGTTGAAGCGCTAGCAGCCGAACAAACTATCTTTGTTAACGTAACAGTAGACGCAGAGAAAGAAGAAAATACGCTTGAACTTGATATTCTGCTAAACAAGCCAAAAACAATGACATTTGAAAAGACGCCTAACCGTAACGACCCATGTTCTTGCGGTAGCGGTAAGAAATACAAGAAGTGTTGTGCATAA
- a CDS encoding adenylate kinase, whose translation MKKIAVFGKPGSGKSTISKALAVATGIELHQLDSIVYKTNGEFVEREVFEQAHESILSSESWIIDGFGPLGSFNTRLEAADTLVYIDLPYPISYWFVTKRMLKGLFVKPEGWPDGSSVIKGTIQSYKTLKLCPKFWNDDFRARLELRAKEKEVHIISSVRELNNFVRQHVT comes from the coding sequence ATGAAAAAGATCGCGGTTTTTGGCAAGCCTGGGAGTGGAAAATCTACTATTAGCAAAGCGTTGGCAGTAGCCACAGGCATTGAGCTTCATCAGTTGGACTCTATTGTTTATAAGACCAACGGAGAGTTTGTTGAGCGTGAAGTGTTCGAGCAGGCTCATGAGAGCATACTTAGTTCAGAAAGTTGGATCATCGATGGATTTGGCCCATTAGGTTCATTCAACACACGTTTAGAAGCCGCTGATACCTTGGTTTATATCGACCTTCCTTATCCAATTAGCTACTGGTTCGTCACCAAGCGAATGCTCAAAGGGTTGTTCGTTAAACCTGAAGGCTGGCCTGATGGAAGTTCTGTTATAAAAGGTACGATACAAAGTTATAAGACACTAAAATTATGCCCGAAATTTTGGAATGACGACTTTAGAGCGCGGTTAGAATTGCGCGCAAAAGAAAAAGAGGTTCATATCATCAGCAGTGTGCGCGAATTGAATAACTTTGTTCGTCAACATGTGACTTAA